A region of Nocardioides alkalitolerans DNA encodes the following proteins:
- a CDS encoding SDR family oxidoreductase: protein MPPGPRGSQGPGGPHRTHVLTGAGSGIGAAVAERLQARGDHLVLLARDEARAEDLAATHPGADVVALDLADPAAVEAWRPPEGLDGVDSLLHVAGYVELGPVATTDRAVWERTLHVNVTAPALLTGTLLPALRARRGTVVFVNSGAGINAHAQWGAYAASKFALRALADALRAEEAPHGVRVSTVFPGRTATPMQAQVHAQEGADYDPGAWTAAGTVADTILACVDLPGDAALAEVVLRPGP, encoded by the coding sequence ATGCCTCCCGGGCCCCGAGGCTCGCAGGGCCCCGGCGGCCCCCACCGCACCCACGTGCTCACCGGCGCCGGGTCCGGCATCGGCGCGGCCGTGGCCGAGCGCCTGCAGGCCCGTGGCGACCACCTCGTCCTCCTCGCCCGCGACGAGGCGCGGGCCGAGGACCTCGCGGCGACCCACCCCGGCGCCGACGTCGTCGCCCTGGACCTCGCGGACCCCGCGGCGGTGGAGGCGTGGCGGCCGCCCGAGGGGCTCGACGGCGTCGACTCGCTCCTCCACGTCGCCGGCTACGTCGAGCTCGGACCGGTGGCGACGACCGACCGCGCGGTCTGGGAGCGCACGCTGCACGTGAACGTGACGGCGCCCGCCCTGCTGACCGGCACGTTGCTCCCGGCCCTCCGGGCCCGGCGGGGCACGGTGGTCTTCGTCAACTCCGGCGCCGGGATCAACGCCCACGCGCAGTGGGGGGCGTACGCCGCGTCGAAGTTCGCGCTGCGGGCCCTCGCCGACGCGCTGCGGGCCGAGGAGGCCCCCCACGGTGTACGCGTGTCCACCGTCTTCCCCGGCCGCACGGCGACGCCGATGCAGGCCCAGGTGCACGCGCAGGAGGGCGCCGACTACGACCCGGGGGCGTGGACCGCCGCGGGGACCGTGGCCGACACGATCCTGGCCTGCGTCGACCTGCCCGGTGACGCGGCCCTGGCCGAGGTTGTCCTCCGCCCTGGTCCCTGA
- a CDS encoding S24/S26 family peptidase, protein MARRRQSGPGAERAARRSLLPWGAARVTGDSMRPGLRPGDRLLVRYDAPVRPGDVVVARFVDGTVAVKRAVEARPTRTGAPGWWLLSDAPEVGVDSRHRGVVPADAVIGVVRARLWPQPRRV, encoded by the coding sequence ATGGCACGACGGCGGCAGTCCGGTCCGGGCGCCGAGCGCGCGGCCCGTCGCTCGCTCCTGCCCTGGGGCGCGGCACGCGTGACGGGTGACTCCATGCGCCCCGGCCTGCGTCCCGGCGACCGGCTCCTGGTCCGGTACGACGCGCCGGTCCGCCCGGGCGACGTCGTGGTGGCCCGGTTCGTGGACGGCACCGTCGCGGTCAAGCGCGCAGTCGAGGCGCGTCCGACGCGTACCGGCGCCCCCGGTTGGTGGCTGTTGAGCGACGCCCCGGAGGTCGGGGTGGACTCGCGGCACCGCGGCGTCGTGCCCGCGGACGCGGTGATCGGCGTCGTCCGCGCGCGGCTGTGGCCGCAGCCGCGTCGGGTGTGA
- a CDS encoding TetR family transcriptional regulator: MSSPSARPGAAADGLSRVERKELTRQSILAAALRLAETGGLSAVSLRQVAKDVGIVPTAFYRHFDSIEELGLALVDEAFVSLRAMLRDVRSADPTFKDIIDSSVRVLTEHVRAQRGHFLFIARERFAGPAAVRSAIRHEIELCERELATDLARLPGPDAWASEDLYVLANLIVSAVVSTAEELLAAEGRRSAEDAVAERARTQLRMMLVGALRWRSRA; the protein is encoded by the coding sequence GTGTCCAGCCCGTCCGCACGTCCCGGCGCCGCCGCCGACGGGCTCAGCCGCGTCGAGCGCAAGGAGCTGACCCGGCAGTCGATCCTGGCCGCGGCCCTGCGGCTCGCCGAGACGGGCGGGCTCTCGGCGGTCTCCCTCCGCCAGGTCGCGAAGGACGTGGGGATCGTGCCCACGGCCTTCTACCGGCACTTCGACTCCATCGAGGAGCTGGGGCTCGCCCTGGTCGACGAGGCCTTCGTGTCCCTGCGGGCGATGCTGCGCGACGTACGGTCCGCGGACCCCACCTTCAAGGACATCATCGACAGCTCGGTGCGGGTGCTGACCGAGCACGTGCGGGCCCAGCGGGGGCACTTCCTCTTCATCGCGCGCGAGCGCTTCGCCGGGCCCGCCGCCGTGCGGTCGGCCATCCGTCACGAGATCGAGCTGTGCGAGCGCGAGCTCGCGACCGACCTCGCGCGCCTGCCCGGCCCCGATGCGTGGGCGAGCGAGGACCTCTACGTGCTGGCCAACCTCATCGTCAGCGCCGTGGTGTCCACCGCCGAGGAGCTGCTCGCCGCCGAGGGGCGGCGGTCGGCCGAGGACGCCGTCGCCGAGCGCGCGCGCACCCAGCTGCGGATGATGCTCGTCGGCGCGCTGCGCTGGCGCTCGCGCGCCTGA
- a CDS encoding DCC1-like thiol-disulfide oxidoreductase family protein → MRLVLLYDADCRLCVPFARWVSQQALLVPLELVPCDSPAAHARFPGLDHAATRAEITVVGDGGEVWTHDTAWLMTLWATRQHRPLAHRLAHPGLGRGLARGAACSAAGLRHLLGGGARTGGGDYPGGCADACSPLRQG, encoded by the coding sequence GTGCGTCTCGTGCTGCTGTACGACGCGGACTGCCGCCTCTGCGTGCCGTTCGCCCGCTGGGTGTCGCAGCAGGCGCTGCTCGTGCCCCTGGAGCTCGTGCCGTGCGACTCCCCCGCGGCCCACGCGCGGTTCCCCGGCCTCGACCACGCCGCCACCCGCGCGGAGATCACCGTCGTGGGCGACGGGGGCGAGGTGTGGACCCACGACACCGCCTGGCTGATGACCCTGTGGGCGACGCGGCAGCACCGCCCGCTGGCCCACCGCCTCGCCCACCCCGGGCTCGGACGCGGACTGGCCCGGGGTGCGGCGTGCTCGGCCGCGGGGCTGCGGCACCTGCTCGGCGGTGGGGCCCGCACGGGAGGGGGTGACTACCCTGGCGGCTGTGCCGACGCCTGCTCCCCGCTCCGCCAAGGCTGA
- a CDS encoding TetR family transcriptional regulator, translating into MPTPAPRSAKAEATRAAIVGAAMRLFREGGYDATTMRAVADAAGVSLGSAYYYFASKEHLVQGFYDQLSGAHHDLVGDVLATETGFAERLTGVLEGWIDLAEPYHDFAATFFRNAADPRSPLSPFSPESAAARATSVDIHRQVLAGSDLRLAPALREEMPELLWLLQMGVVLFWVYDASEGQARTRALVHGVVPLVDRLCRLTRLPVVRGVANDVVALVRSLRA; encoded by the coding sequence GTGCCGACGCCTGCTCCCCGCTCCGCCAAGGCTGAGGCGACCCGCGCCGCGATCGTGGGGGCGGCGATGCGGCTCTTCCGCGAGGGCGGGTACGACGCGACCACCATGCGCGCCGTGGCCGACGCCGCGGGGGTGTCCCTGGGCAGCGCCTACTACTACTTCGCGTCGAAGGAGCACCTGGTCCAGGGGTTCTACGACCAGCTCTCGGGCGCGCACCACGACCTCGTCGGCGACGTGCTGGCCACCGAGACCGGGTTCGCCGAACGGCTGACGGGCGTGCTGGAGGGATGGATCGACCTCGCGGAGCCCTACCACGACTTCGCGGCGACCTTCTTCCGCAACGCGGCGGACCCCCGCAGCCCCCTCTCGCCCTTCTCCCCCGAGTCGGCGGCCGCCCGCGCGACGTCGGTCGACATCCACCGTCAGGTGCTCGCCGGCTCGGACCTCCGCCTCGCCCCCGCGCTCCGCGAGGAGATGCCGGAGCTGCTGTGGCTGCTCCAGATGGGCGTCGTGCTCTTCTGGGTGTACGACGCGTCCGAGGGCCAGGCGCGCACCCGCGCCCTCGTGCACGGCGTCGTGCCGCTCGTCGACCGGCTGTGCCGGCTGACGCGGCTGCCCGTCGTGCGCGGCGTCGCCAACGACGTCGTCGCCCTCGTGCGGTCGCTGCGTGCCTGA
- a CDS encoding zinc-binding dehydrogenase, with protein MFAVYAAGFSTDDPLSGLVVGERPDPVAPDGWTTVTVRAAALNHHDLWSLRGVGLKAEHLPMILGCDAAGHDEDGNEVVVHAVLCDPSWTGDETLDPQRTLLSEVHQGTFADKVVVPRRNVVPKPPSLSFEEAACLPAAWLTAYRMLFTQGACKPGDTVLVQGVGGGVATALIMLGRAAGLRVLATSRDERKRERALAIGAHEVFESGTRLPAKVDAVMETVGRATWSHSVRSLRPGGKIVISGTTSGPQPDDAELTRIFYRQLQVIGSTMGTRDELVSLVSFLDATGVRPLVDRVVPMVEARDAFATLAEGDVFGKVVMTR; from the coding sequence ATGTTCGCTGTGTACGCCGCGGGCTTCTCGACCGACGACCCGCTGAGCGGGTTGGTGGTGGGGGAGCGCCCCGACCCGGTCGCGCCGGACGGCTGGACGACCGTGACCGTCCGGGCCGCCGCCCTCAACCACCACGACCTCTGGTCGCTGCGCGGGGTGGGCCTCAAGGCCGAGCACCTGCCGATGATCCTCGGCTGCGACGCCGCCGGCCACGACGAGGACGGCAACGAGGTCGTCGTCCACGCCGTGCTGTGCGACCCGTCCTGGACGGGCGACGAGACGCTCGACCCGCAGCGCACGCTGCTCTCGGAGGTCCACCAGGGCACGTTCGCCGACAAGGTGGTCGTGCCGCGACGCAACGTGGTGCCCAAGCCCCCGTCGCTCTCGTTCGAGGAGGCCGCGTGCCTCCCGGCGGCGTGGCTGACGGCCTACCGGATGCTCTTCACGCAGGGCGCGTGCAAGCCCGGCGACACGGTGCTCGTGCAGGGCGTGGGCGGCGGCGTGGCGACGGCGCTCATCATGCTCGGGCGCGCGGCCGGCCTGCGGGTGCTGGCGACCAGCCGCGACGAGCGGAAGCGGGAGCGGGCCCTCGCCATCGGCGCCCACGAGGTGTTCGAGAGCGGCACGCGGCTGCCGGCGAAGGTCGACGCGGTGATGGAGACCGTCGGCCGGGCGACGTGGTCGCACTCGGTGCGGTCGCTGCGGCCCGGGGGCAAGATCGTCATCTCGGGCACGACCTCGGGTCCGCAGCCCGACGACGCCGAGCTCACCCGCATCTTCTACCGCCAGCTGCAGGTCATCGGGTCGACCATGGGCACGCGCGACGAGCTGGTCTCCCTCGTGTCGTTCCTCGACGCCACCGGCGTGCGGCCCCTCGTCGACCGGGTCGTGCCCATGGTCGAGGCCCGCGACGCGTTCGCCACGCTGGCCGAGGGCGACGTCTTCGGCAAGGTGGTGATGACCCGGTGA
- a CDS encoding DUF5709 domain-containing protein produces MSETDGETYHDYSVDDEDQPQSTGDSLVDDDRGLAEPLDEGYSPPERWSAGQRFGNTPLEESLGESLEQRVEQEEPESDPYAQAEREAAEGRLDDLVKDREVGDERSGRLVAPDQGVRTDTEKDLVAEDVGIDGAAAGAEEAAVHVVDEDELPG; encoded by the coding sequence ATGAGCGAGACCGACGGCGAGACCTACCACGACTACTCGGTGGACGACGAGGACCAGCCGCAGAGCACCGGGGACAGCCTCGTCGACGACGACCGCGGGCTGGCCGAGCCGCTCGACGAGGGCTACTCGCCGCCCGAGCGGTGGTCGGCCGGGCAGCGCTTCGGCAACACCCCGCTCGAGGAGAGCCTCGGCGAGTCGCTCGAGCAGCGCGTGGAGCAGGAGGAGCCTGAGTCCGACCCGTACGCCCAGGCCGAGCGCGAGGCCGCCGAGGGCCGGCTCGACGACCTGGTGAAGGACCGCGAGGTCGGCGACGAGCGGTCGGGCCGCCTCGTCGCGCCGGACCAGGGGGTCCGCACCGACACCGAGAAGGACCTGGTGGCCGAGGACGTCGGCATCGACGGCGCGGCCGCGGGGGCGGAGGAGGCGGCGGTGCACGTCGTCGACGAGGACGAGCTCCCGGGCTGA
- a CDS encoding MBL fold metallo-hydrolase produces MTRLAVTWWGHASATVELAGARVATDPLLGRRLLHLRRTSPVPSPAAAEADLVLVSHLHHDHLHLPSLRRHGTRVPVVVPRGAPRAVPALRRLTCIEAAPGDVLDVAGVRVEVLRAHHDGHRDVRRGRVPGGRGAPALGFRFEHGGRSCWYPGDTGPLPGLEAVAPVDLALVPIGGWGPSLGEHHLDPVQAVAAVAAVGARVVVPVHYGTFWPVGLRRVHPRSHRELFVDPPGRFRAAAREAGLAAEVVVPAPGERVER; encoded by the coding sequence ATGACCCGGCTCGCCGTCACCTGGTGGGGCCACGCGAGCGCGACCGTCGAGCTGGCGGGGGCACGGGTCGCGACCGACCCGCTGCTCGGCCGGCGCCTCCTCCACCTGCGCCGCACCTCGCCGGTGCCCTCGCCGGCGGCCGCCGAGGCCGACCTGGTGCTCGTCTCCCACCTCCACCACGACCACCTCCACCTGCCGTCGCTGCGACGCCACGGCACCCGCGTCCCCGTCGTCGTGCCCCGTGGCGCCCCGCGGGCGGTGCCGGCACTGCGGCGTCTCACCTGCATCGAGGCCGCCCCCGGCGACGTGCTCGACGTCGCGGGGGTGCGCGTCGAGGTGCTGCGGGCGCACCACGACGGCCACCGCGACGTACGCCGCGGACGGGTGCCCGGTGGCCGTGGCGCCCCGGCGCTGGGCTTCCGGTTCGAGCACGGCGGGCGGTCCTGCTGGTACCCCGGCGACACCGGGCCGCTGCCGGGGCTCGAGGCCGTGGCCCCCGTCGACCTGGCCCTCGTGCCCATCGGCGGCTGGGGCCCGAGCCTGGGCGAGCACCACCTCGACCCCGTGCAGGCGGTCGCCGCCGTCGCAGCCGTGGGCGCACGGGTCGTCGTGCCCGTGCACTACGGGACGTTCTGGCCGGTCGGCCTGCGCCGGGTGCACCCGCGCAGCCACCGCGAGCTGTTCGTCGACCCGCCCGGGCGCTTCCGCGCTGCGGCCCGGGAGGCGGGCCTCGCGGCCGAGGTCGTCGTCCCGGCCCCCGGCGAGCGGGTCGAGCGATGA
- the sodN gene encoding superoxide dismutase, Ni produces MRLFAPTVDVAAHCDLPCGVYDPAQARIEAESIKAVIAKVADSDDPDFRTRAVLIKEQRSELVKHHLWVLWTDYFKPPHFEKYPQLHTLVNEATKLAGATGTKGSLDAEVADQLLAKIDEIAEIFWETKKA; encoded by the coding sequence ATGCGTCTGTTCGCTCCCACCGTCGACGTCGCGGCCCACTGCGACCTGCCCTGCGGTGTCTACGACCCCGCCCAGGCCCGCATCGAGGCCGAGTCGATCAAGGCCGTCATCGCCAAGGTCGCCGACTCCGACGACCCCGACTTCCGCACCCGCGCCGTGCTCATCAAGGAGCAGCGCTCCGAGCTCGTCAAGCACCACCTGTGGGTGCTGTGGACCGACTATTTCAAGCCCCCGCACTTCGAGAAGTACCCCCAGCTCCACACCCTCGTGAACGAGGCCACCAAGCTCGCGGGCGCCACCGGCACCAAGGGCAGCCTCGACGCCGAGGTCGCCGACCAGCTCCTCGCCAAGATCGACGAGATCGCCGAGATCTTCTGGGAGACCAAGAAGGCCTGA
- a CDS encoding NADP-dependent malic enzyme, with protein MTAHVAPQPITDHPFQGDPVFDAHVGGKLAVAATAAVDSREELSKAYTPGVARVCEAIHADPALTQVYTWVPNTVAVVTDGTAVLGLGDIGPAAAMPVMEGKAVLFKEFGGVDSVPICLATTDTEEIIETVVRLAPSFGGINLEDISAPRCFEIEDRLKELLDIPVFHDDQHGTAVVALAALENALKLTRRTYAGTRVVISGAGAAGVAVAKIFLEAGITDLAVTDRNGIVSEDRDDLTPIKRTLAGLTSGRTVRGGSLEDALAGADVYVGVSGGTVPEEVVATMAEDAIIFAMANPNPEVHPDVAHRHARVVATGRSDFPNQINNVLAFPGIFRGTFDAHATAITEGMKLAAAHALAGLVGDDLREDLIIPSPFDPRVGPTVAAAVAEAARKDGVARR; from the coding sequence ATGACCGCACACGTCGCACCCCAGCCGATCACCGACCACCCCTTCCAGGGGGACCCCGTCTTCGACGCCCACGTGGGCGGGAAGCTCGCGGTAGCGGCGACGGCGGCGGTCGACAGCCGCGAGGAGCTGTCGAAGGCCTACACGCCGGGCGTCGCCCGGGTGTGCGAGGCCATCCACGCTGACCCGGCGCTGACGCAGGTCTACACGTGGGTGCCCAACACGGTCGCGGTCGTCACCGACGGCACCGCGGTCCTCGGCCTCGGCGACATCGGCCCCGCTGCCGCGATGCCCGTGATGGAGGGCAAGGCCGTGCTGTTCAAGGAGTTCGGCGGCGTCGACAGCGTGCCGATCTGCCTCGCCACGACCGACACCGAGGAGATCATCGAGACGGTCGTGCGGCTCGCGCCGAGCTTCGGCGGCATCAACCTCGAGGACATCTCGGCGCCTCGCTGCTTCGAGATCGAGGACCGGCTCAAGGAGCTCCTCGACATCCCCGTCTTCCACGACGACCAGCACGGCACCGCGGTGGTCGCGCTCGCGGCGCTCGAGAACGCGCTCAAGCTGACCCGGCGCACGTACGCCGGCACCCGCGTCGTCATCTCCGGCGCCGGCGCCGCCGGGGTCGCCGTCGCGAAGATCTTCCTCGAGGCGGGCATCACCGACCTGGCGGTCACCGACCGCAACGGCATCGTCTCGGAGGACCGCGACGACCTGACGCCCATCAAGCGCACCCTCGCGGGTCTCACGTCGGGTCGCACGGTCCGGGGCGGCAGCCTCGAGGACGCGCTGGCCGGTGCCGACGTCTACGTCGGCGTCTCGGGCGGGACCGTGCCCGAGGAGGTCGTCGCCACGATGGCGGAGGACGCGATCATCTTCGCGATGGCGAACCCCAACCCCGAGGTGCACCCGGACGTGGCCCACCGCCACGCGCGGGTCGTCGCGACCGGTCGCTCGGACTTCCCCAACCAGATCAACAACGTGCTCGCGTTCCCCGGCATCTTCCGCGGCACGTTCGACGCGCACGCCACCGCCATCACCGAGGGCATGAAGCTCGCGGCGGCGCACGCCCTCGCCGGCCTGGTCGGCGACGACCTGCGCGAGGACCTCATCATCCCGTCGCCGTTCGACCCCCGCGTCGGCCCGACCGTCGCGGCCGCCGTCGCCGAGGCGGCCCGCAAGGACGGCGTCGCCCGCCGCTGA
- a CDS encoding phage holin family protein produces the protein MQHRTSFGRRVALAGRGVRSARPAVWLLGVLRSFVLSFVAMAVTLQLVPGEQVPENGSLTVALLVGTVLLVGALLRPVLTRLTVLTGVVGLLLSGFLAQALILAVALSLVPAIEPIDFLDVVLIAWGVAVVAALLDWVVDASSSEVFLAQVMGRSVRTARRTDVSGPGLLVVQLDGVAEPLVRQAAATGAIPFLSSLLRSGSHRLRGWHTGAPSTTPAGQAVLLHGVDTAIPAFRWFDKEQGRMLVCSRPADAAEAQTALSTGRGLLADDGASVGNLFSGDASLPALTMARARPPGSERGAAEFAVTRSGFVRSVVLFVGQMLAEWFQGRRQRRRGVLPRVHRGGAFVVLRGLTTVLLKDLSVAIVADQMARGAPVVYVDLLDYDEVAHHAGPTRPEAMRTLEGLDRVLRFLHDLGREVGRDYEMVVVSDHGQTQGTTFLQRQGRTLAEAVSDLTSGVVDGAAGSGETVGPAHLLHSTGNRAPGLLRPTLSRIVADRSEHIDPARPATDAADAASPVPRTSVRVAASGSLAHLYLPEHPGRLCREDVERLLPTLLPGLRALDGVGVVRTRRADGVLVVESATGWRALSPDGVVDGDGEDPLAPYGSLAADDLRHLDRCDHVGDVVVLGDYDPALGEVAAFEELVGSHGGLGGWQTEALLVHPADWTVPDRLLRGIDVHRLLVDRLVAHGLRTPEPVCGIAAGTDVSPEARPDPTAEPVG, from the coding sequence GTGCAGCATCGGACCTCGTTCGGGCGTCGTGTCGCCCTCGCGGGGCGCGGCGTGCGCTCGGCGCGTCCCGCGGTCTGGCTCCTGGGGGTCCTGCGGTCGTTCGTGCTGTCGTTCGTCGCGATGGCCGTCACCCTCCAGCTCGTGCCCGGCGAGCAGGTGCCCGAGAACGGCAGCCTCACGGTGGCGCTGCTCGTCGGCACCGTGCTCCTCGTCGGCGCCCTGCTGCGCCCCGTGCTCACCCGGCTCACCGTGCTCACCGGCGTGGTGGGGTTGCTGCTGTCCGGCTTCCTGGCCCAGGCCCTCATCCTGGCGGTCGCACTGTCGCTGGTTCCGGCCATCGAGCCGATCGACTTCCTCGACGTGGTGCTCATCGCCTGGGGGGTCGCGGTGGTCGCCGCCCTGCTCGACTGGGTGGTCGACGCGAGCTCGAGCGAGGTCTTCCTCGCGCAGGTCATGGGGCGCTCCGTGCGCACGGCCCGGCGCACCGACGTCAGCGGCCCCGGCCTCCTCGTCGTGCAGCTCGACGGCGTGGCCGAGCCGCTCGTGCGCCAGGCCGCGGCGACGGGAGCGATCCCGTTCCTCAGCAGCCTGCTCCGCTCGGGCAGCCACCGGCTCCGCGGCTGGCACACCGGGGCGCCCTCCACGACGCCTGCGGGGCAGGCTGTGCTGCTGCACGGCGTGGACACGGCCATCCCCGCGTTCCGGTGGTTCGACAAGGAGCAGGGCCGGATGCTCGTCTGCAGCCGCCCCGCGGACGCGGCCGAGGCGCAGACCGCGCTCAGCACCGGGCGCGGGCTGCTCGCGGACGACGGCGCCAGCGTCGGCAACCTCTTCTCCGGCGACGCCTCCCTCCCCGCCCTCACGATGGCCCGCGCCCGTCCGCCCGGCTCCGAGCGGGGGGCCGCCGAGTTCGCCGTCACCCGGTCGGGGTTCGTGCGCTCCGTCGTGCTGTTCGTCGGCCAGATGCTGGCGGAGTGGTTCCAGGGCCGGCGTCAGCGGCGTCGCGGGGTGCTCCCCCGGGTCCACCGCGGAGGAGCCTTCGTCGTGCTCCGCGGCCTGACCACGGTGCTCCTCAAGGACCTCAGCGTGGCCATCGTCGCCGACCAGATGGCACGGGGCGCCCCGGTGGTCTACGTCGACCTGCTCGACTACGACGAGGTCGCCCACCACGCGGGACCGACCCGCCCCGAGGCGATGCGCACCCTCGAGGGCCTCGACCGCGTGCTCCGCTTCCTCCACGACCTCGGCCGTGAGGTGGGGCGCGACTACGAGATGGTCGTCGTGTCCGACCACGGCCAGACGCAGGGCACGACCTTCCTGCAGCGCCAGGGCCGCACCCTCGCCGAGGCGGTCAGCGACCTCACCTCGGGTGTCGTGGACGGCGCAGCCGGGTCGGGCGAGACCGTGGGCCCCGCCCACCTGCTCCACTCCACGGGCAACCGGGCGCCCGGGCTGCTGCGCCCGACCCTGAGCCGGATCGTGGCCGACCGGTCGGAGCACATCGACCCGGCCCGTCCCGCGACGGACGCCGCGGACGCCGCGAGCCCCGTCCCCCGCACGAGCGTCCGGGTCGCCGCCTCCGGCAGCCTCGCCCACCTCTACCTGCCCGAGCACCCCGGCCGGCTCTGCCGCGAGGACGTCGAGCGTCTCCTGCCCACCCTGCTCCCCGGCCTGCGTGCGCTCGACGGCGTGGGGGTCGTCCGGACCCGCCGCGCCGACGGGGTCCTCGTCGTCGAGAGCGCGACCGGCTGGCGGGCCCTCAGCCCCGACGGGGTGGTCGACGGCGACGGCGAGGACCCGCTCGCGCCGTACGGCTCCCTCGCCGCGGACGACCTGCGGCACCTCGACCGGTGCGACCACGTCGGCGACGTGGTGGTGCTCGGCGACTACGACCCCGCGCTCGGCGAGGTCGCGGCGTTCGAGGAGCTGGTCGGGTCCCACGGGGGACTCGGTGGCTGGCAGACCGAGGCGCTCCTCGTGCACCCCGCCGACTGGACCGTGCCCGACCGGCTGCTGCGCGGCATCGACGTGCACCGCCTCCTCGTGGACCGGCTCGTGGCCCACGGGCTCCGCACGCCGGAACCGGTCTGCGGGATCGCTGCCGGGACCGACGTCTCTCCCGAGGCCCGGCCCGACCCGACCGCGGAGCCCGTCGGATGA
- a CDS encoding VTT domain-containing protein, giving the protein MTDLGLGGLIGLYALVSLGAVVPVVPTGALVSAGAVLAAVERPWEIVLVVAVGAAGAYTGDLVTYVVLRRAGTPLAQRRGWLHAEDPDGALRRLRTRLEHNEVRSLLLSRLVPGGRIPVLLVAALGGYPTARFASANVAAAALWSVAYAAIGVLGNWLVPDPGLALALVVLVVLAVGVLPGLVRRLRLRSQAARTAG; this is encoded by the coding sequence ATGACCGACCTCGGGCTCGGCGGACTGATCGGCCTCTACGCGCTCGTCAGCCTCGGTGCGGTGGTGCCCGTCGTGCCCACGGGGGCGCTCGTCAGCGCCGGAGCCGTGCTCGCGGCGGTGGAGCGTCCGTGGGAGATCGTGCTCGTCGTCGCGGTCGGCGCCGCCGGCGCCTACACCGGCGACCTCGTCACCTACGTCGTGCTCCGCCGGGCCGGCACCCCCCTGGCCCAGCGGCGGGGCTGGCTGCACGCGGAGGACCCGGACGGCGCCCTGCGCCGCCTGCGCACCCGCCTGGAGCACAACGAGGTGCGCTCGCTGCTGCTCTCCCGCCTCGTGCCGGGCGGCCGCATCCCGGTGCTGCTGGTGGCCGCGCTCGGGGGCTACCCGACCGCACGGTTCGCCTCGGCCAACGTCGCGGCCGCCGCGCTGTGGTCGGTCGCGTACGCCGCCATCGGCGTGCTCGGCAACTGGCTCGTCCCCGACCCGGGCCTGGCTCTCGCGCTCGTCGTCCTCGTGGTGCTGGCCGTGGGGGTGCTGCCCGGTCTGGTGCGCCGACTCCGGCTGCGCTCGCAGGCCGCGCGAACCGCCGGGTGA